A section of the Oncorhynchus gorbuscha isolate QuinsamMale2020 ecotype Even-year linkage group LG04, OgorEven_v1.0, whole genome shotgun sequence genome encodes:
- the pigb gene encoding GPI mannosyltransferase 3 isoform X1: protein MEKIRARLNIGSKAEPVKLRKRKSQLYSKEETCPLDNGVLGVTVFTVAFRLINCFLVQTSFVPDEYWQSLEIAHFMVFDYGYLTWEWTAGIRGFSYPLFFAAIYKILHFFTYDAVQLLVWLPRVVQALLSALADIKLYCLIQSLEHSDVAKWTYLCQLCSWFTWYCCTRTLTNTMETTLTTLALYYYPLPGSKTHSSTKYLILVALAVIVRPTALIVWLPLLVYHFWQEDNKLKLITHLCLPIGALTLGISTLIDCIFYGKWTLVQYNFLKFNVFHNVAEFYGSHPWHWYFTQGFVVVIGPHLPFFLYGCTLASKRYRIMFITIVWTVMVYSCLAHKEFRFIYPVLPFCMVFCGIALVNLRTWRRPAACALLVSNLVPALYTGLLHQRGTLDVMGHLQTLCDDRDPSTPPLPEVLFLMPCHSTPFYSHIHCPMKMRFLECPPDLTGDKRYVDEAERFFADPHHWLRTSFPYKSMLPTHLVFFDVLEMELSAFLDRNRFMRSREIFHTHVPEGRVGKSVLVYQRH from the exons ATGGAAAAGATTCGTGCACGCTTAAATATCGGAAGCAAAGCAGAGCCTGTTAAACTGAGGAAACGAAAATCCCAACTGTATAGTAAAGAAGAAACATGTCCTCTTGATAATG GTGTATTGGGGGTCACTGTCTTCACTGTGGCATTTCGTCTCATCAACTGCTTCCTAGTCCAGACCAGCTTTGTCCCAGATGAATACTGGCAGTCCCTCGAAATCGCTCATTTTATGGTTTTTGA CTATGGCTATTTGACGTGGGAGTGGACAGCAGGTATAAGAGGGTTCTCCTACCCTCTCTTCTTTGCAGCTATATATAAGATTTTGCACTTCTTCACCTATGATGCAGTTCAACTCTTG GTATGGCTACCTCGAGTTGTGCAGGCACTGCTTTCTGCACTGGCTGATATTAAACTCTACTGTCTTATCCAATCACTGGAGCATTCTGACGTTGCCAAATGGACG TACCTCTGCCAGCTCTGTTCTTGGTTCACATGGTACTGCTGCACCAGGACCCTGACCAACACCATGGAGACCACACTCACAACTCTGGCTCTCTATTACTATCCTCTGCCTGGCTCTAAAACACACAGCAG TACAAAATATTTGATCCTGGTTGCCTTGGCAGTCATTGTTCGTCCAACAGCCTTGATTGTGTGGCTTCCTCTGTTGGTTTACCACTTCTGGCAGGAAGATAACAAGCTGAAACTCATAACTCACCTTTGCCTTCCCATTGG ggctttaacTCTTGGGATTTCGACACTGATTGACTGCATATTCTATGGAAAG TGGACCCTAGTGCAGTACAACTTCCTTAAGTTTAATGTTTTTCACAACGTGGCTGAGTTCTATGGCTCTCATCCATGGCACTGGTACTTTACTCAGGGTTTTGTGGTCGTCATTGGCCCTCATCTTCCTTTCTTCCTGTATGGATGCACACTGGCTTCAAAAAGATACAGAATCATGTTCATAACAATAGTCTGGACAGTAATGGTTTACAG TTGTCTTGCGCACAAGGAGTTCAGATTCATCTACCCTGTTTTGCCTTTCTGCATGGTATTTTGTG GGATAGCTTTGGTGAATCTGAGAACCTGGAGACGGCCTGCCGCATGTGCCTTATTGGTCTCCAACCTAGTCCCAGCCCTGTACACAGGTCTGCTTCACCAGCGAGGCACACTGGATGTTATGGGTCACCTCCAGACCCTGTGTGACGACAGAGATCCTTCAACACCTCCACTGCCTGAAGTCCTCTTTCTAATGCCCTGTCACTCTACACCTTTCTACAG TCACATCCACTGTCCAATGAAGATGCGTTTCCTAGAATGTCCACCAGATCTCACAGGAGACAAGCGCTATGTCGATGAAGCTGAGAGATTCTTCGCTGATCCTCATCATTGGTTGAGGACCTCATTTCCTTATAAGTCAATGCTGCCAACCCACCTGGTGTTCTTTGATGTTTTGGAGATG GAGCTTTCTGCATTCTTGGACAGGAATAGATTTATGAGAAGTAGAGAAATATTCCACACTCACGTTCCTGAAGGCCGAGTTGGAAAAAGCGTCCTAGTTTATCAAAGGCACTGA
- the pigb gene encoding GPI mannosyltransferase 3 isoform X2, with protein MVFDYGYLTWEWTAGIRGFSYPLFFAAIYKILHFFTYDAVQLLVWLPRVVQALLSALADIKLYCLIQSLEHSDVAKWTYLCQLCSWFTWYCCTRTLTNTMETTLTTLALYYYPLPGSKTHSSTKYLILVALAVIVRPTALIVWLPLLVYHFWQEDNKLKLITHLCLPIGALTLGISTLIDCIFYGKWTLVQYNFLKFNVFHNVAEFYGSHPWHWYFTQGFVVVIGPHLPFFLYGCTLASKRYRIMFITIVWTVMVYSCLAHKEFRFIYPVLPFCMVFCGIALVNLRTWRRPAACALLVSNLVPALYTGLLHQRGTLDVMGHLQTLCDDRDPSTPPLPEVLFLMPCHSTPFYSHIHCPMKMRFLECPPDLTGDKRYVDEAERFFADPHHWLRTSFPYKSMLPTHLVFFDVLEMELSAFLDRNRFMRSREIFHTHVPEGRVGKSVLVYQRH; from the exons ATGGTTTTTGA CTATGGCTATTTGACGTGGGAGTGGACAGCAGGTATAAGAGGGTTCTCCTACCCTCTCTTCTTTGCAGCTATATATAAGATTTTGCACTTCTTCACCTATGATGCAGTTCAACTCTTG GTATGGCTACCTCGAGTTGTGCAGGCACTGCTTTCTGCACTGGCTGATATTAAACTCTACTGTCTTATCCAATCACTGGAGCATTCTGACGTTGCCAAATGGACG TACCTCTGCCAGCTCTGTTCTTGGTTCACATGGTACTGCTGCACCAGGACCCTGACCAACACCATGGAGACCACACTCACAACTCTGGCTCTCTATTACTATCCTCTGCCTGGCTCTAAAACACACAGCAG TACAAAATATTTGATCCTGGTTGCCTTGGCAGTCATTGTTCGTCCAACAGCCTTGATTGTGTGGCTTCCTCTGTTGGTTTACCACTTCTGGCAGGAAGATAACAAGCTGAAACTCATAACTCACCTTTGCCTTCCCATTGG ggctttaacTCTTGGGATTTCGACACTGATTGACTGCATATTCTATGGAAAG TGGACCCTAGTGCAGTACAACTTCCTTAAGTTTAATGTTTTTCACAACGTGGCTGAGTTCTATGGCTCTCATCCATGGCACTGGTACTTTACTCAGGGTTTTGTGGTCGTCATTGGCCCTCATCTTCCTTTCTTCCTGTATGGATGCACACTGGCTTCAAAAAGATACAGAATCATGTTCATAACAATAGTCTGGACAGTAATGGTTTACAG TTGTCTTGCGCACAAGGAGTTCAGATTCATCTACCCTGTTTTGCCTTTCTGCATGGTATTTTGTG GGATAGCTTTGGTGAATCTGAGAACCTGGAGACGGCCTGCCGCATGTGCCTTATTGGTCTCCAACCTAGTCCCAGCCCTGTACACAGGTCTGCTTCACCAGCGAGGCACACTGGATGTTATGGGTCACCTCCAGACCCTGTGTGACGACAGAGATCCTTCAACACCTCCACTGCCTGAAGTCCTCTTTCTAATGCCCTGTCACTCTACACCTTTCTACAG TCACATCCACTGTCCAATGAAGATGCGTTTCCTAGAATGTCCACCAGATCTCACAGGAGACAAGCGCTATGTCGATGAAGCTGAGAGATTCTTCGCTGATCCTCATCATTGGTTGAGGACCTCATTTCCTTATAAGTCAATGCTGCCAACCCACCTGGTGTTCTTTGATGTTTTGGAGATG GAGCTTTCTGCATTCTTGGACAGGAATAGATTTATGAGAAGTAGAGAAATATTCCACACTCACGTTCCTGAAGGCCGAGTTGGAAAAAGCGTCCTAGTTTATCAAAGGCACTGA